A DNA window from Camelina sativa cultivar DH55 chromosome 13, Cs, whole genome shotgun sequence contains the following coding sequences:
- the LOC104736409 gene encoding BAHD acyltransferase At5g47980 → MELELLSKEIIRPTSPDHLQTLSLSLFDQFLPSSYVSAIFFYNDQENKGDIVVQRLKSSLSQTLSLFYPFAGRIKDGVTVHCNDEGALFTEARADILLYDFLRNPSDADLVHKLIASPDHADPDTWPLLHVKVIFFKDRGFAVAVSVSHKICDAASLSTFVCSWTKAAKGYADTVNPEFAAADFYPPADITIEFPPLLVHEKKSKTKSFVFGALMIEKLKNRASGGKRVPQATRVESITALLFRCMTKAHQSKVGEVTEFAITQTMDLRPRVSTSLLPHKAIGNFFFLPLFMESSESKMEIQETVSKLHRTKEDLNELIRNDPEDAKSRFEAKERIASAMLTSLCEVSPETETYAVSSWCRMSFYEADFGWGNPVWVAPDSIDKTQVVLMDAKDVGGVEAWVTLSETDMAMFENDDELLVFATPSPSVLI, encoded by the coding sequence ATGGAGCTAGAACTCTTAAGCAAAGAAATAATCAGACCCACTTCACCTGATCATCTCCAAaccctttctctttctctcttcgaCCAGTTCCTTCCTTCAAGTTACGTTTCCGCCATTTTCTTCTACaatgatcaagaaaacaaaggagACATTGTTGTCCAGAGGCTCAAGAGCTCACTCTCTCAGACTCTCTCCCTTTTTTATCCGTTCGCTGGACGAATCAAAGACGGCGTCACTGTCCATTGCAACGACGAGGGAGCTTTGTTTACAGAGGCACGGGCTGATATACTTCTTTACGATTTTCTGAGAAACCCATCAGATGCTGACTTGGTTCACAAGCTCATTGCCTCTCCGGACCATGCAGATCCAGATACCTGGCCTTTGTTGCATGTCAAGGTCATTTTCTTCAAAGACCGAGGATTCGCAGTTGCAGTTAGCGTCTCTCACAAGATATGCGATGCAGCCTCGTTGTCAACATTTGTTTGCAGCTGGACAAAGGCTGCAAAAGGTTATGCTGACACAGTGAACCCTGAATTTGCGGCGGCTGATTTCTACCCTCCTGCTGATATCACCATCGAGTTTCCTCCGTTACTTGTACACGAGAAAAAATCCAAGACAAAGAGCTTTGTCTTTGGTGCTTTGATGATTGAAAAGCTCAAAAACAGAGCTTCGGGTGGAAAACGTGTGCCACAAGCTACCCGTGTTGAGTCCATCACGGCGCTGCTGTTTAGATGCATGACAAAGGCGCACCAGTCAAAGGTGGGAGAGGTAACAGAATTTGCTATAACACAGACAATGGACTTGCGACCTAGAGTTTCTACATCTCTCTTGCCACACAAGGCAATTggaaacttcttctttttaccaTTATTTATGGAGAGCTCAGAGAGTAAGATGGAAATCCAAGAAACGGTCTCTAAGCTGCATAGAACTAAAGAGGATCTCAATGAGCTTATCAGAAACGATCCTGAAGACGCAAAAAGTCGATTTGAAGCCAAAGAGAGAATCGCAAGTGCGATGCTGACTTCGTTGTGTGAGGTAAGTCCTGAGACGGAGACATATGCTGTGTCTAGCTGGTGCAGAATGTCGTTTTATGAGGCGGATTTTGGATGGGGTAATCCGGTTTGGGTTGCTCCAGATTCGATTGATAAAACGCAGGTCGTGTTAATGGACGCAAAGGACGTTGGAGGGGTTGAGGCATGGGTCACACTATCTGAAACTGACATGGCTATGTTTGAGAATGATGATGAGCTGCTCGTCTTCGCTACACCAAGTCCTAGTGTCCTCATCTAg